In Temnothorax longispinosus isolate EJ_2023e chromosome 10, Tlon_JGU_v1, whole genome shotgun sequence, a single window of DNA contains:
- the LOC139820185 gene encoding methylthioribose-1-phosphate isomerase, whose translation MKGQELKAIIWSKVDGKLEILNQVLLPENTHYIQVKNVKDGWQVINKMQVRGAPAIAIVGSLSLAVQILQDPDIYEDKKALCQTIEDNLRYLLTARPTAVNMKTAADELISLAHDLTKDASCTLSQMRDKFIDHIDEMLKIDVANNKAIGNFGARDILRNLPEGSFIKVLTHCNTGSLATAGYGTALGVIRSLEEMGRLGHVYCTETRPYNQGARLTAYELVHDHIPATLICDDMVAALMKTKQLAAVVVGADRIAMNGDTANKIGTYQIAILAKYHNVPFYVAAPLTSVDFQMPDGDGIVIEERPAREMTEINNQSIAAHGIMCWNPAFDVTPASLITGIITEIGVFKPSELINAKEKRISKENVLS comes from the exons ATGAAAGGGCAAGAACTGAAGGCGATAATATGGAGCAAAGTAGATGGCAAGCTGGAGATCCTGAATCAAGTGCTGTTGCCGGAAAACACTCACTACATCCAGGTCAAAAACGTCAAGGATGGCTGGCAGGTGATCAACAAGATGCAG GTACGAGGCGCACCAGCTATAGCTATCGTGGGCAGCCTCAGCCTGGCTGTGCAGATCCTTCAAGATCCAGACATCTACGAGGACAAGAAAGCTCTTTGTCAAACTATTGAGGATAACCTGCGCTACCTACTAACGGCACGTCCCACTGCGGTCAATATGAAGACGGCAGCCGACGAGCTCATAAGCCTGGCACATGATCTCACTAAGGATGCCTCTTGCACGCTGTCCCAGATGAGAGACAA ATTCATAGACCATATAGATGAGATGCTGAAGATAGATGTGGCGAACAACAAAGCGATCGGGAATTTTGGAGCGCGCGACATTCTGCGCAATTTGCCCGAGGGGAGTTTTATCAAGGTTTTAACCCACTGCAATACCGGCAGTCTCGCCACTGCAGGATACGGCACAGCTTTAGGCGTCATCAGATCTCTCGAGGAGATGGGAAGGCtcg GACACGTCTATTGTACCGAGACCAGACCGTACAATCAGGGCGCCCGTTTGACTGCCTACGAACTGGTGCATGACCACATACCGGCAACTCTGATCTGCGACGACATGGTCGCTGCGTTAATGAAAACGAAACAGCTCGCCGCGGTGGTTGTCGGCGCGGACAGGATCGCCATGAACGGCGACACCGCGAACAAAATTGGAACTTATCAG ATTGCGATTCTCGCCAAGTATCACAATGTCCCTTTCTACGTGGCTGCACCACTGACGTCCGTGGACTTCCAAATGCCCGACGGTGACGGCATAGTCATCGAAGAGCGACCCGCACGAGAGATGACCGAGATAAACAACCAGAGCATCGCGGCACATGGCATAATGTGTTGGAATCCGGCGTTCGACGTGACCCCGGCGAGTTTAATCACCGGAATAATTACGGAAATCGGCGTTTTCAAACCGTCAGAATTGATTAATGCGAAAGAGAAACGTATCTCCAAAGAAAACGTCCTTTCGTAG